A single region of the Rhinatrema bivittatum unplaced genomic scaffold, aRhiBiv1.1, whole genome shotgun sequence genome encodes:
- the LOC115082462 gene encoding receptor-interacting serine/threonine-protein kinase 3-like isoform X3, protein MLHVPRGQRPSLDHLGDLQRVQKLADMKHLMEKCWDQDPSSRPSFKDCVVTTEEIFMAHKHQVKEAVRNVQSALEKMETSSQQSLSRVPPCSALSSGPSSEIVERFPTLTLLEPPSLENGAVPLGSPAAPSAEPSCPAPPSASSEKAQKNAPTLSRSSRQAAHKASRKGKELGRGMQQRHRRSGTRALFLAVLTSSSPGAS, encoded by the exons ATGCTGCACGTTCCTCGGGGGCAGCGCCCCTCTCTGGACCACCTGGGAGACCTGCAGCGGGTGCAGAAGCTGGCGGACATGAAGCACCTGATGGAGAAATGCTGGGACCAGGATCCGTCGAGTCGACCCAGCTTCAAAG ACTGTGTCGTCACTACAGAGGAGATCTTCATGGCGCACAAGCATCAGGTCAAGGAGGCAGTCAGGAACGTCCAGAGTGCTCTG GAAAAGATGGAGACCTCGTCACAGCAATCGCTCTCCCGCGTTCCTCCCTGCTCAGCTCTGAGTTCAGGTCCCTCCTCTGAGATCGTGGAACGCTTCCCCACCCTAACACTGCTGGAGCCTCCAAGCCTTGAGAATG GAGCTGTGCCACTCGGCAGCCCCGCAGCCCCTTCGGCGGAGCCCTCCTGCCCAGCCCCGCCCTCGGCAAGCAGCGAAAAAGCGCAGAAG AACGCCCCGACCCTGTCCCGCAGCAGCCGGCAAGCAGCGCACAAGGCAAGCCGCAAGGGAAAGGAGCTTGGGAGAGG CATGCAGCAGCGCCATCGCAGATCAGGCACCCGAGCCCTG ttcctcgccGTTCTCACATCTTCCTCACCGGGAGCCAGCTGA
- the LOC115082462 gene encoding uncharacterized protein LOC115082462 isoform X2, translated as MLHVPRGQRPSLDHLGDLQRVQKLADMKHLMEKCWDQDPSSRPSFKDCVVTTEEIFMAHKHQVKEAVRNVQSALEKMETSSQQSLSRVPPCSALSSGPSSEIGRASRVLGTEMCLKIAQTMPSLLSPCGIVCVYALGLFLHPSLSLSECLSLIPLLGLGHCLSSLCLSLPSAGVSLHAGAAAVRNAFSAPLPPPPPRCLIALPVHSSRWP; from the exons ATGCTGCACGTTCCTCGGGGGCAGCGCCCCTCTCTGGACCACCTGGGAGACCTGCAGCGGGTGCAGAAGCTGGCGGACATGAAGCACCTGATGGAGAAATGCTGGGACCAGGATCCGTCGAGTCGACCCAGCTTCAAAG ACTGTGTCGTCACTACAGAGGAGATCTTCATGGCGCACAAGCATCAGGTCAAGGAGGCAGTCAGGAACGTCCAGAGTGCTCTG GAAAAGATGGAGACCTCGTCACAGCAATCGCTCTCCCGCGTTCCTCCCTGCTCAGCTCTGAGTTCAGGTCCCTCCTCTGAGATC GGAAGAGCGTCCCGCGTGCTCGGCACAGAAAtgtgtttaaaaattgcccaaacGATGCCCTCTCTGCTTTCCCCGTGCGGGATCGTCTGTGTCTATGCCCTGGGCCTCTTCCtccatccttccctttctctgaGTGAGTGTCTGTCTCTCATTCCTCTCCTAGGCCTGGGTCACTGCCTCTCCTCCCTCTGCCTTTCCCTGCCCTCTGCtggcgtctctctccacgcaggGGCGGCCGCTGTACGAAACGCTTTCagtgcccccctccctccccccccccctcgctgtcTGATTGCCCTTCCTGTCCACTCCTCTCGATGGCCCTAG
- the LOC115082462 gene encoding receptor-interacting serine/threonine-protein kinase 3-like isoform X1 — MLHVPRGQRPSLDHLGDLQRVQKLADMKHLMEKCWDQDPSSRPSFKDCVVTTEEIFMAHKHQVKEAVRNVQSALEKMETSSQQSLSRVPPCSALSSGPSSEIVERFPTLTLLEPPSLENGAVPLGSPAAPSAEPSCPAPPSASSEKAQKGTPRVTRWPPNEKERPDPVPQQPASSAQGKPQGKGAWERHAAAPSQIRHPSPVPRRSHIFLTGSQLSNIQIGNNNVMEVRSTTVTRSKKKK, encoded by the exons ATGCTGCACGTTCCTCGGGGGCAGCGCCCCTCTCTGGACCACCTGGGAGACCTGCAGCGGGTGCAGAAGCTGGCGGACATGAAGCACCTGATGGAGAAATGCTGGGACCAGGATCCGTCGAGTCGACCCAGCTTCAAAG ACTGTGTCGTCACTACAGAGGAGATCTTCATGGCGCACAAGCATCAGGTCAAGGAGGCAGTCAGGAACGTCCAGAGTGCTCTG GAAAAGATGGAGACCTCGTCACAGCAATCGCTCTCCCGCGTTCCTCCCTGCTCAGCTCTGAGTTCAGGTCCCTCCTCTGAGATCGTGGAACGCTTCCCCACCCTAACACTGCTGGAGCCTCCAAGCCTTGAGAATG GAGCTGTGCCACTCGGCAGCCCCGCAGCCCCTTCGGCGGAGCCCTCCTGCCCAGCCCCGCCCTCGGCAAGCAGCGAAAAAGCGCAGAAG GGGACCCCCCGCGTCACACGCTGGCCGCCCAATGAAAAAG AACGCCCCGACCCTGTCCCGCAGCAGCCGGCAAGCAGCGCACAAGGCAAGCCGCAAGGGAAAGGAGCTTGGGAGAGG CATGCAGCAGCGCCATCGCAGATCAGGCACCCGAGCCCTG ttcctcgccGTTCTCACATCTTCCTCACCGGGAGCCAGCTGAGCAACATCCAGATCGGGAACAACAATGTGATGGAAGTGCGCAGCACGACGGTgacaaggagcaagaagaagaaatag